The proteins below are encoded in one region of Polynucleobacter sp. AP-Elch-400A-B2:
- a CDS encoding UDP-glucose/GDP-mannose dehydrogenase family protein: protein MKVTIIGSGYVGLVTGACLAEQGNNVFCVDVDSKKIEILNSGGVPIYEPGLIEMIERNRAAGRLQFSTDIAASVDHGDIQFIAVGTPPDEDGSADLQYVVAAARNIGRHMTTPKVIVDKSTVPVGTADKVSAAISEELSKRGLSSELCSVVSNPEFLKEGAAVEDFMRPDRIVIGTQSTPAGLRAKEQMRKLYAPFNRHHERTYYMDVKSAELTKYAANAMLATRISFMNELANLADLVGADIEAVRQGIGSDSRIGYGFLYSGTGYGGSCFPKDVSALSKTAIEHGRDLKILDAVEAVNEAQKYILVEKIEKRFGKNLAGKKFAMWGLAFKPNTDDMREAPSRVIIQELVKRGAQIVAHDPVAMPEAKHCLEVDFKGNPEGLKQVTLVDDPMVATQGADALVIVTEWKAFRSPDFDLLKAKLKNPIIFDGRNLYEPQAMQELGIEYQGIGRHN from the coding sequence TTGAAAGTCACCATCATCGGCAGCGGTTACGTTGGTCTTGTTACTGGCGCTTGCTTAGCAGAGCAGGGCAATAATGTCTTTTGTGTAGACGTAGATTCTAAAAAGATTGAGATTCTCAACTCAGGTGGTGTGCCAATTTACGAGCCAGGCCTCATAGAGATGATTGAGCGCAATCGCGCTGCTGGCCGCCTGCAGTTCTCTACTGATATCGCCGCCTCTGTCGATCATGGCGATATTCAGTTTATTGCTGTTGGCACCCCTCCTGATGAGGATGGCTCTGCAGATCTTCAGTACGTTGTGGCAGCTGCTCGTAATATCGGTCGTCATATGACCACCCCTAAAGTGATCGTCGATAAATCCACTGTTCCAGTCGGTACGGCTGACAAAGTATCTGCTGCCATCAGCGAAGAACTGAGTAAAAGAGGTCTCTCATCGGAACTGTGTTCCGTAGTCTCTAATCCCGAGTTCCTTAAAGAGGGCGCAGCTGTAGAAGACTTTATGCGCCCAGATCGCATTGTGATTGGTACGCAAAGCACTCCAGCAGGTCTGCGTGCTAAAGAGCAAATGCGCAAACTCTACGCCCCATTTAATCGTCATCACGAGCGCACCTATTACATGGACGTGAAGAGCGCTGAGCTCACTAAATATGCAGCCAATGCCATGTTAGCTACCCGCATCTCTTTTATGAACGAGTTAGCTAATCTGGCTGACTTAGTCGGTGCTGATATTGAAGCAGTTCGCCAGGGTATTGGTTCAGACTCCCGGATTGGTTATGGCTTTTTGTACTCTGGTACTGGATATGGCGGCTCTTGCTTTCCGAAGGATGTTTCAGCCTTGTCTAAAACTGCTATTGAGCATGGACGTGATTTGAAGATTCTGGATGCTGTCGAAGCGGTGAACGAAGCTCAAAAGTACATCCTCGTAGAAAAGATTGAAAAACGATTTGGTAAGAATCTAGCTGGCAAAAAGTTTGCTATGTGGGGCTTGGCATTTAAGCCTAATACTGACGATATGCGCGAAGCCCCTAGTCGCGTCATTATCCAGGAGCTGGTCAAGCGTGGTGCCCAGATCGTGGCACACGATCCAGTAGCGATGCCAGAAGCCAAACATTGTCTTGAAGTAGACTTCAAAGGCAATCCAGAAGGCCTCAAGCAAGTGACTTTGGTAGATGATCCCATGGTAGCAACCCAAGGTGCCGATGCCTTGGTAATCGTGACGGAGTGGAAAGCCTTTCGTAGCCCGGATTTCGACCTTCTCAAAGCCAAACTCAAGAACCCAATTATCTTTGATGGTCGCAATTTATATGAGCCACAAGCTATGCAAGAATTAGGTATTGAGTACCAAGGCATTGGCCGTCATAATTAA